In the Numida meleagris isolate 19003 breed g44 Domestic line chromosome 5, NumMel1.0, whole genome shotgun sequence genome, one interval contains:
- the NFKB2 gene encoding nuclear factor NF-kappa-B p100 subunit isoform X3 has protein sequence MLGLDGLLRPAASGTAGGRPRSDMDEHFQPCLDGIDYDDFSFGSHMVEQKEPLMETAVGPYLVIIEQPKQRGFRFRYGCEGPSHGGLPGASSEKGHKTYPTVKICNYEGMARIEVDLVTHSDPPRVHAHSLVGKQCNEAGNCVAIVGPKDMTAQFSNLGVLHVTKKNMMEIMKEKLKKQRTRNTNKLLTEAELREIELEAKELKKVMDLSIVRLRFTAYLRDSSGNFTLALQPVISDPIHDSKSPGASNLKISRMDKTAGSVRGGDEVYLLCDKVQKDDIEVRFYEDDENGWQAFGDFSPTDVHKQYAIVFRTPPYHKPKIDRPVTVFLQLKRKRGGDVSDSKQFTYYPVVEDKEEVERKRKKVLPQFPQHFGGGSHMGGAGGAGGFGAGGGGNLSFPYSSGLGYNNLYSSSPHPVGGYQGGVQMKAPSGSGDGDDRQAPTESTYCRELQRHAHLWLLARRNAHALLDYSVTADPRMLLAVQRHLAASQDENGDTPLHLAIIHEQTAVIKQLIEVVVSIPSQQIVNITNNLQQTPLHLAVITKQPQVVQLLLQARANPTLLDRYGNSLLHLALQAGDEEMLRTLLAHLGSATPYLLHLPNFHGLLPVHLAVKAKSPACLDLLVRRGADVNSVERQGGRTPLHLAVEMENLNMATHLVKKLGANVNSRTFAGNTPLHLAAGLGSPTLTKLLLKAGADVQRENDEPVSPSSSEASSDTDGDPEEQEQAMELGEPAPSPHAPPEEEQGEAGPRQRRCHTALDLTRSQKVRDILLQASQPRPETELPTTPRPGNVLSLDSDALQGLEQLLNQDSSGSDWMELAKRLGLCSLVETYKDTPSPSVSLLRSYELAGGSLGGLLEALDSMGLRGAVRMLRKPEPLEKLQSTEVKEDSAYGSESVEEEQAPALKPGPVPEGELHHSQQQQVH, from the exons ATGCTGGGGCTGGATGGGCTGCTGCGGCCGGCCGCCTCCGGCACG GCCGGCGGCCGGCCCCGCAGCGACATGGACGAGCACTTCCAGCCC TGTCTGGATGGGATCGACTACGACGACTTCAGCTTTGGCTCCCACATGGTGGAGCAGAAGGAGCCCCTGATGGAGACAG CAGTCGGTCCCTACCTGGTCATCATTGAGCAGCCGAAGCAG cgGGGCTTCCGATTTCGGTATGGCTGTGAGGGCCCTTCGCACGGGGGGCTGCCAGGAGCCTCCAGCGAGAAGGGGCACAAGACCTACCCCACCGTCAAG aTCTGCAACTACGAGGGGATGGCGCGCATCGAGGTGGACCTGGTGACACACAGCGACCCTCCACGTGTGCACGCACACAGCCTGGTGGGCAAGCAGTGCAACGAGGCTGGCAACTGCGTCGCCATCGTGGGGCCCAAAGACATGACGGCACA GTTCAGCAATCTGGGTGTGCTTCACGTCACCAAGAAGAACATGATGGAGATCatgaaggagaagctgaagaagcagaggaCGCGCAACACAAACAAGCTGCTGACGG AAGCTGAGCTGCGTGAGATTGAGCTGGAGGCAAAGGAGCTGAAGAAGGTGATGGATCTGAGCATCGTGAGGCTGCGCTTCACCGCTTACCTCCGTGACAGCAGTGGGAACTTCACTCTGGCACTGCAGCCCGTCATCTCTGACCCCATCCATGACAGCA AGTCCCCTGGCGCTTCCAACCTGAAGATCTCACGGATGGACAAGACGGCGGGCTCAGTGCGAGGTGGGGATGAGGTCTACCTGTTGTGCGACAAGGTGCAGAAAG ATGACATTGAGGTGCGGTTCTACGAGGATGACGAGAATGGCTGGCAGGCCTTCGGGGACTTCTCCCCCACGGATGTGCACAAGCAG TACGCCATCGTCTTCCGCACGCCCCCCTACCACAAGCCCAAAATTGACCGTCCTGTCACCGTGTTCCTGCAACTGAAGCGGAAGCGCGGGGGGGACGTCAGCGACTCCAAGCAGTTCACCTATTACCCTGTGGTGGAGG ATAAGGAGGAGGTGGAGCGGAAGCGCAAGAAGgtgctgcctcagtttccccagcacTTCGGCGGGGGCTCACACATGGGGGGTGCCGGCGGTGCTGGGGGCTTTGGGGCGGGAGGAG GCGGTAACCTCAGCTTCCCCTACTCGTCCGGGCTGGGCTACAACAACCTCTACTCCTCCAGTCCGCACCCCGTGGGGGGGTACCAGGGCGGCGTGCAGATGAAGGCCCCCAGCGGGAGCGGGGATGGAGATGACAGACAGGCACCTACAGAAAGTACCtactgcagggagctgcagcggCACG CCCACCTGTGGCTGCTGGCACGCCGCAACGCCCATGCCCTGCTGGACTACTCGGTGACTGCTGACCCCCGCATGCTGCTGGCCGTGCAGAGACACCTGGCAGCATCACAGGATGAGAACGGGGACAC GCCCTTGCACCTCGCCATCATCCATGAGCAGACAGCTGTGATCAAGCAGCTAATTGAGGTGGTGGTCAGCATCCCTAGCCAGCAGATCGTCAACATCACCAACAACCTGCAGCAG ACACCGCTGCACCTGGCGGTCATCACCAAGCAGCCCCAGGtggtgcagctcctgctgcaggcccGTGCCAACCCCACCCTGCTGGACCGCTATGGCAACTCCCTGCTGCACCTGGCACTGCAGGCAGGTGATGAGGAGATGCTGCGGACGCTGCTGGCCCACCTGGGCTCGGCCACTCCCTACCTGCTGCACCTGCCCAACTTCCACG GTCTCCTGCCTGTACACCTGGCTGTGAAGGCGAAGAGCCCGGCCTGCCTGGACCTGCTGGTCAGGAGGGGCGCAGATGTGAACAGCGTGGAGAGGCAGGGCGGCAGGACCCCGCTGCACCTGGCCGTGGAGATGGAAAACCTCAACATGGCCACACATCTGGTGAAGAAG TTGGGAGCTAACGTCAACAGCCGGACCTTTGCTGGGAACACCCCCCTGCACCTGGCTGCCGGCCTGGGCTCCCCAACCCTCACCAAACTGCTGCTCAAAGCAG GGGCAGATGTGCAGCGTGAGAACGATGAGCCCGTCAGCCCCTCCTCGTCAGAGGCCAGCAGCGACACAGATGGCGACCCcgaggagcaggagcaggccATGGAGCTGGGGGAGCCGGCCCCGAGCCCCCATGCCCCCCctgaggaggagcagggggaggcAGGGCCCCGGCAGCGCCGCTGCCACACAGCCCTGGACCTGACCCGGAGCCAGAAG GTGCGGGACATCCTGCTGCAGGCCTCCCAGCCCCGCCCCGAGACTGAGCTGCCCACCACCCCCCGGCCAG GGAATGTGCTGTCTCTGGACAGTGATGCgctgcaggggctggagcagctgctgaaccAGGACAGCAGCGGGTCAGACTGGATGGAGCTGGCCAAGAGGCTGGGACTCTGCAGCTTGGTGGAGACGTACAAGGACACCCCCTCACCCAGCGTCAGCCTCCTGCGCAGCTATGAG ctggctggGGGCAGCCTTGGGGGGCTGCTGGAGGCGCTGGACTCTATGGGGCTGCGCGGGGCTGTCAGAATGCTGCGCAAACCTGAGCCgctggagaagctgcagagcacag AGGTCAAGGAAGACAGCGCCTACGGGAGCGAGTCGGTGGAGGAGGAGCAGGCGCCCGCCCTGAAGCCAGGGCCGGTGCCAGAGGGTGAGCTgcaccacagccagcagcagcaggtgcacTGA
- the NFKB2 gene encoding nuclear factor NF-kappa-B p100 subunit isoform X2, translating to MLGLDGLLRPAASGTGLSGAACLPAAAGPAQRPLFPQAGGRPRSDMDEHFQPCLDGIDYDDFSFGSHMVEQKEPLMETVGPYLVIIEQPKQRGFRFRYGCEGPSHGGLPGASSEKGHKTYPTVKICNYEGMARIEVDLVTHSDPPRVHAHSLVGKQCNEAGNCVAIVGPKDMTAQFSNLGVLHVTKKNMMEIMKEKLKKQRTRNTNKLLTEAELREIELEAKELKKVMDLSIVRLRFTAYLRDSSGNFTLALQPVISDPIHDSKSPGASNLKISRMDKTAGSVRGGDEVYLLCDKVQKDDIEVRFYEDDENGWQAFGDFSPTDVHKQYAIVFRTPPYHKPKIDRPVTVFLQLKRKRGGDVSDSKQFTYYPVVEDKEEVERKRKKVLPQFPQHFGGGSHMGGAGGAGGFGAGGGGNLSFPYSSGLGYNNLYSSSPHPVGGYQGGVQMKAPSGSGDGDDRQAPTESTYCRELQRHAHLWLLARRNAHALLDYSVTADPRMLLAVQRHLAASQDENGDTPLHLAIIHEQTAVIKQLIEVVVSIPSQQIVNITNNLQQTPLHLAVITKQPQVVQLLLQARANPTLLDRYGNSLLHLALQAGDEEMLRTLLAHLGSATPYLLHLPNFHGLLPVHLAVKAKSPACLDLLVRRGADVNSVERQGGRTPLHLAVEMENLNMATHLVKKLGANVNSRTFAGNTPLHLAAGLGSPTLTKLLLKAGADVQRENDEPVSPSSSEASSDTDGDPEEQEQAMELGEPAPSPHAPPEEEQGEAGPRQRRCHTALDLTRSQKVRDILLQASQPRPETELPTTPRPGNVLSLDSDALQGLEQLLNQDSSGSDWMELAKRLGLCSLVETYKDTPSPSVSLLRSYELAGGSLGGLLEALDSMGLRGAVRMLRKPEPLEKLQSTEVKEDSAYGSESVEEEQAPALKPGPVPEGELHHSQQQQVH from the exons ATGCTGGGGCTGGATGGGCTGCTGCGGCCGGCCGCCTCCGGCACG GGACTTTCCGGAGCGGCGTGCCTTCCTgccgccgccggccccgctcAGCGCCCGCTCTTCCCGCAGGCCGGCGGCCGGCCCCGCAGCGACATGGACGAGCACTTCCAGCCC TGTCTGGATGGGATCGACTACGACGACTTCAGCTTTGGCTCCCACATGGTGGAGCAGAAGGAGCCCCTGATGGAGACAG TCGGTCCCTACCTGGTCATCATTGAGCAGCCGAAGCAG cgGGGCTTCCGATTTCGGTATGGCTGTGAGGGCCCTTCGCACGGGGGGCTGCCAGGAGCCTCCAGCGAGAAGGGGCACAAGACCTACCCCACCGTCAAG aTCTGCAACTACGAGGGGATGGCGCGCATCGAGGTGGACCTGGTGACACACAGCGACCCTCCACGTGTGCACGCACACAGCCTGGTGGGCAAGCAGTGCAACGAGGCTGGCAACTGCGTCGCCATCGTGGGGCCCAAAGACATGACGGCACA GTTCAGCAATCTGGGTGTGCTTCACGTCACCAAGAAGAACATGATGGAGATCatgaaggagaagctgaagaagcagaggaCGCGCAACACAAACAAGCTGCTGACGG AAGCTGAGCTGCGTGAGATTGAGCTGGAGGCAAAGGAGCTGAAGAAGGTGATGGATCTGAGCATCGTGAGGCTGCGCTTCACCGCTTACCTCCGTGACAGCAGTGGGAACTTCACTCTGGCACTGCAGCCCGTCATCTCTGACCCCATCCATGACAGCA AGTCCCCTGGCGCTTCCAACCTGAAGATCTCACGGATGGACAAGACGGCGGGCTCAGTGCGAGGTGGGGATGAGGTCTACCTGTTGTGCGACAAGGTGCAGAAAG ATGACATTGAGGTGCGGTTCTACGAGGATGACGAGAATGGCTGGCAGGCCTTCGGGGACTTCTCCCCCACGGATGTGCACAAGCAG TACGCCATCGTCTTCCGCACGCCCCCCTACCACAAGCCCAAAATTGACCGTCCTGTCACCGTGTTCCTGCAACTGAAGCGGAAGCGCGGGGGGGACGTCAGCGACTCCAAGCAGTTCACCTATTACCCTGTGGTGGAGG ATAAGGAGGAGGTGGAGCGGAAGCGCAAGAAGgtgctgcctcagtttccccagcacTTCGGCGGGGGCTCACACATGGGGGGTGCCGGCGGTGCTGGGGGCTTTGGGGCGGGAGGAG GCGGTAACCTCAGCTTCCCCTACTCGTCCGGGCTGGGCTACAACAACCTCTACTCCTCCAGTCCGCACCCCGTGGGGGGGTACCAGGGCGGCGTGCAGATGAAGGCCCCCAGCGGGAGCGGGGATGGAGATGACAGACAGGCACCTACAGAAAGTACCtactgcagggagctgcagcggCACG CCCACCTGTGGCTGCTGGCACGCCGCAACGCCCATGCCCTGCTGGACTACTCGGTGACTGCTGACCCCCGCATGCTGCTGGCCGTGCAGAGACACCTGGCAGCATCACAGGATGAGAACGGGGACAC GCCCTTGCACCTCGCCATCATCCATGAGCAGACAGCTGTGATCAAGCAGCTAATTGAGGTGGTGGTCAGCATCCCTAGCCAGCAGATCGTCAACATCACCAACAACCTGCAGCAG ACACCGCTGCACCTGGCGGTCATCACCAAGCAGCCCCAGGtggtgcagctcctgctgcaggcccGTGCCAACCCCACCCTGCTGGACCGCTATGGCAACTCCCTGCTGCACCTGGCACTGCAGGCAGGTGATGAGGAGATGCTGCGGACGCTGCTGGCCCACCTGGGCTCGGCCACTCCCTACCTGCTGCACCTGCCCAACTTCCACG GTCTCCTGCCTGTACACCTGGCTGTGAAGGCGAAGAGCCCGGCCTGCCTGGACCTGCTGGTCAGGAGGGGCGCAGATGTGAACAGCGTGGAGAGGCAGGGCGGCAGGACCCCGCTGCACCTGGCCGTGGAGATGGAAAACCTCAACATGGCCACACATCTGGTGAAGAAG TTGGGAGCTAACGTCAACAGCCGGACCTTTGCTGGGAACACCCCCCTGCACCTGGCTGCCGGCCTGGGCTCCCCAACCCTCACCAAACTGCTGCTCAAAGCAG GGGCAGATGTGCAGCGTGAGAACGATGAGCCCGTCAGCCCCTCCTCGTCAGAGGCCAGCAGCGACACAGATGGCGACCCcgaggagcaggagcaggccATGGAGCTGGGGGAGCCGGCCCCGAGCCCCCATGCCCCCCctgaggaggagcagggggaggcAGGGCCCCGGCAGCGCCGCTGCCACACAGCCCTGGACCTGACCCGGAGCCAGAAG GTGCGGGACATCCTGCTGCAGGCCTCCCAGCCCCGCCCCGAGACTGAGCTGCCCACCACCCCCCGGCCAG GGAATGTGCTGTCTCTGGACAGTGATGCgctgcaggggctggagcagctgctgaaccAGGACAGCAGCGGGTCAGACTGGATGGAGCTGGCCAAGAGGCTGGGACTCTGCAGCTTGGTGGAGACGTACAAGGACACCCCCTCACCCAGCGTCAGCCTCCTGCGCAGCTATGAG ctggctggGGGCAGCCTTGGGGGGCTGCTGGAGGCGCTGGACTCTATGGGGCTGCGCGGGGCTGTCAGAATGCTGCGCAAACCTGAGCCgctggagaagctgcagagcacag AGGTCAAGGAAGACAGCGCCTACGGGAGCGAGTCGGTGGAGGAGGAGCAGGCGCCCGCCCTGAAGCCAGGGCCGGTGCCAGAGGGTGAGCTgcaccacagccagcagcagcaggtgcacTGA
- the NFKB2 gene encoding nuclear factor NF-kappa-B p100 subunit isoform X6 has product MLGLDGLLRPAASGTCLDGIDYDDFSFGSHMVEQKEPLMETVGPYLVIIEQPKQRGFRFRYGCEGPSHGGLPGASSEKGHKTYPTVKICNYEGMARIEVDLVTHSDPPRVHAHSLVGKQCNEAGNCVAIVGPKDMTAQFSNLGVLHVTKKNMMEIMKEKLKKQRTRNTNKLLTEAELREIELEAKELKKVMDLSIVRLRFTAYLRDSSGNFTLALQPVISDPIHDSKSPGASNLKISRMDKTAGSVRGGDEVYLLCDKVQKDDIEVRFYEDDENGWQAFGDFSPTDVHKQYAIVFRTPPYHKPKIDRPVTVFLQLKRKRGGDVSDSKQFTYYPVVEDKEEVERKRKKVLPQFPQHFGGGSHMGGAGGAGGFGAGGGGNLSFPYSSGLGYNNLYSSSPHPVGGYQGGVQMKAPSGSGDGDDRQAPTESTYCRELQRHAHLWLLARRNAHALLDYSVTADPRMLLAVQRHLAASQDENGDTPLHLAIIHEQTAVIKQLIEVVVSIPSQQIVNITNNLQQTPLHLAVITKQPQVVQLLLQARANPTLLDRYGNSLLHLALQAGDEEMLRTLLAHLGSATPYLLHLPNFHGLLPVHLAVKAKSPACLDLLVRRGADVNSVERQGGRTPLHLAVEMENLNMATHLVKKLGANVNSRTFAGNTPLHLAAGLGSPTLTKLLLKAGADVQRENDEPVSPSSSEASSDTDGDPEEQEQAMELGEPAPSPHAPPEEEQGEAGPRQRRCHTALDLTRSQKVRDILLQASQPRPETELPTTPRPGNVLSLDSDALQGLEQLLNQDSSGSDWMELAKRLGLCSLVETYKDTPSPSVSLLRSYELAGGSLGGLLEALDSMGLRGAVRMLRKPEPLEKLQSTEVKEDSAYGSESVEEEQAPALKPGPVPEGELHHSQQQQVH; this is encoded by the exons ATGCTGGGGCTGGATGGGCTGCTGCGGCCGGCCGCCTCCGGCACG TGTCTGGATGGGATCGACTACGACGACTTCAGCTTTGGCTCCCACATGGTGGAGCAGAAGGAGCCCCTGATGGAGACAG TCGGTCCCTACCTGGTCATCATTGAGCAGCCGAAGCAG cgGGGCTTCCGATTTCGGTATGGCTGTGAGGGCCCTTCGCACGGGGGGCTGCCAGGAGCCTCCAGCGAGAAGGGGCACAAGACCTACCCCACCGTCAAG aTCTGCAACTACGAGGGGATGGCGCGCATCGAGGTGGACCTGGTGACACACAGCGACCCTCCACGTGTGCACGCACACAGCCTGGTGGGCAAGCAGTGCAACGAGGCTGGCAACTGCGTCGCCATCGTGGGGCCCAAAGACATGACGGCACA GTTCAGCAATCTGGGTGTGCTTCACGTCACCAAGAAGAACATGATGGAGATCatgaaggagaagctgaagaagcagaggaCGCGCAACACAAACAAGCTGCTGACGG AAGCTGAGCTGCGTGAGATTGAGCTGGAGGCAAAGGAGCTGAAGAAGGTGATGGATCTGAGCATCGTGAGGCTGCGCTTCACCGCTTACCTCCGTGACAGCAGTGGGAACTTCACTCTGGCACTGCAGCCCGTCATCTCTGACCCCATCCATGACAGCA AGTCCCCTGGCGCTTCCAACCTGAAGATCTCACGGATGGACAAGACGGCGGGCTCAGTGCGAGGTGGGGATGAGGTCTACCTGTTGTGCGACAAGGTGCAGAAAG ATGACATTGAGGTGCGGTTCTACGAGGATGACGAGAATGGCTGGCAGGCCTTCGGGGACTTCTCCCCCACGGATGTGCACAAGCAG TACGCCATCGTCTTCCGCACGCCCCCCTACCACAAGCCCAAAATTGACCGTCCTGTCACCGTGTTCCTGCAACTGAAGCGGAAGCGCGGGGGGGACGTCAGCGACTCCAAGCAGTTCACCTATTACCCTGTGGTGGAGG ATAAGGAGGAGGTGGAGCGGAAGCGCAAGAAGgtgctgcctcagtttccccagcacTTCGGCGGGGGCTCACACATGGGGGGTGCCGGCGGTGCTGGGGGCTTTGGGGCGGGAGGAG GCGGTAACCTCAGCTTCCCCTACTCGTCCGGGCTGGGCTACAACAACCTCTACTCCTCCAGTCCGCACCCCGTGGGGGGGTACCAGGGCGGCGTGCAGATGAAGGCCCCCAGCGGGAGCGGGGATGGAGATGACAGACAGGCACCTACAGAAAGTACCtactgcagggagctgcagcggCACG CCCACCTGTGGCTGCTGGCACGCCGCAACGCCCATGCCCTGCTGGACTACTCGGTGACTGCTGACCCCCGCATGCTGCTGGCCGTGCAGAGACACCTGGCAGCATCACAGGATGAGAACGGGGACAC GCCCTTGCACCTCGCCATCATCCATGAGCAGACAGCTGTGATCAAGCAGCTAATTGAGGTGGTGGTCAGCATCCCTAGCCAGCAGATCGTCAACATCACCAACAACCTGCAGCAG ACACCGCTGCACCTGGCGGTCATCACCAAGCAGCCCCAGGtggtgcagctcctgctgcaggcccGTGCCAACCCCACCCTGCTGGACCGCTATGGCAACTCCCTGCTGCACCTGGCACTGCAGGCAGGTGATGAGGAGATGCTGCGGACGCTGCTGGCCCACCTGGGCTCGGCCACTCCCTACCTGCTGCACCTGCCCAACTTCCACG GTCTCCTGCCTGTACACCTGGCTGTGAAGGCGAAGAGCCCGGCCTGCCTGGACCTGCTGGTCAGGAGGGGCGCAGATGTGAACAGCGTGGAGAGGCAGGGCGGCAGGACCCCGCTGCACCTGGCCGTGGAGATGGAAAACCTCAACATGGCCACACATCTGGTGAAGAAG TTGGGAGCTAACGTCAACAGCCGGACCTTTGCTGGGAACACCCCCCTGCACCTGGCTGCCGGCCTGGGCTCCCCAACCCTCACCAAACTGCTGCTCAAAGCAG GGGCAGATGTGCAGCGTGAGAACGATGAGCCCGTCAGCCCCTCCTCGTCAGAGGCCAGCAGCGACACAGATGGCGACCCcgaggagcaggagcaggccATGGAGCTGGGGGAGCCGGCCCCGAGCCCCCATGCCCCCCctgaggaggagcagggggaggcAGGGCCCCGGCAGCGCCGCTGCCACACAGCCCTGGACCTGACCCGGAGCCAGAAG GTGCGGGACATCCTGCTGCAGGCCTCCCAGCCCCGCCCCGAGACTGAGCTGCCCACCACCCCCCGGCCAG GGAATGTGCTGTCTCTGGACAGTGATGCgctgcaggggctggagcagctgctgaaccAGGACAGCAGCGGGTCAGACTGGATGGAGCTGGCCAAGAGGCTGGGACTCTGCAGCTTGGTGGAGACGTACAAGGACACCCCCTCACCCAGCGTCAGCCTCCTGCGCAGCTATGAG ctggctggGGGCAGCCTTGGGGGGCTGCTGGAGGCGCTGGACTCTATGGGGCTGCGCGGGGCTGTCAGAATGCTGCGCAAACCTGAGCCgctggagaagctgcagagcacag AGGTCAAGGAAGACAGCGCCTACGGGAGCGAGTCGGTGGAGGAGGAGCAGGCGCCCGCCCTGAAGCCAGGGCCGGTGCCAGAGGGTGAGCTgcaccacagccagcagcagcaggtgcacTGA